A genomic stretch from Oreochromis niloticus isolate F11D_XX linkage group LG11, O_niloticus_UMD_NMBU, whole genome shotgun sequence includes:
- the si:dkey-260g12.1 gene encoding uncharacterized protein si:dkey-260g12.1: MGLVQYSLALLMLSTQLVLSLPTTKKTYTVGGRECDYCPAGMYSIACTTCEYCPAGTYTTDWNYEDECHHCFGDCNPKFHLKVVQNCTSTSDMKCDCEDGFTCTRWTRERKNCMACKKMPDPTSTKVAATEISDRDKHMPSSVSSGHSSTSPRPCHSPGCHPTKEPIPTPGHANRHLAAIFIPVCVLATLALLTLFCVCRPRDETYIRQTIAKLWNEEGRGASHKSKEPTHQFPRDSFSTKQQPSTPSAANLGPVHVHNPGTVIFSLLSQFTGQVGPMTECGKTAERARREEEDERNCPVFHPASSPSIHLSEEERSGEDDTIFFPSQEQGKDSHMSKEEIL; this comes from the exons ATGGGATTGGTGCAATACTCTCTGGCCCTCCTGATGTTATCCACACAGTTGGTGCTCAGCTTACCCACG ACAAAGAAAACCTACACAGTTGGTGGGAGAGAGTGTGACTATTGCCCTGCAG GTATGTATTCGATTGCTTGTACAACATGTGAATACTGTCCTGCTGGAACATACACAACTGACTGGAACTATGAAGATGAATGCCATCACTGCTTTGGAGACTGCAACCCTA AGTTTCATCTTAAAGTGGTTCAGAACTGCACCAGTACGTCTGATATGAAATGTGACTGCGAGGATGGTTTTACATGCACCAGGTGGACCCGAGAGAGAAAGAACTGCATGGCTTGCAAGAAGATGCCAGACCCAACCTCAACCA AAGTAGCAGCAACAGAGATCTCAGACAGAGATAAACACATGCCTTCCTCAGTTTCCTCCGGACATAGCAGCACTTCTCCCAGACCCTGCCATTCTCCAGG GTGTCACCCAACGAAAGAGCCGATTCCCACGCCAG GTCATGCCAACCGTCACCTGGCAGCTATTTTCATTCCAGTATGTGTCCTTGCAACTTTGGCCCTTCTCACCTTGTTCTGTGTCTGTCGTCCGAGAGATGAGACATATATAAGGCAAA CTATTGCAAAGCTCTGGAATGAG GAAGGGCGAGGTGCTTCTCACAAGTCAAAGGAGCCAACTCATCAGTTCCCCAGAGACTCATTCAGTACAAAGCAGCAGCCCTCAACTCCTTCAGCAGCCAATCTTG GTCCGGTCCATGTGCACAATCCAGGCACAGTCATCTTTAGCTTGCTCAGTCAATTTACGGGTCAAGTCGGGCCAATGACCGAATGCGGGAAGACAGCTGAGAGAGcgaggagagaggaagaggatgagagAAACTGTCCCGTGTTTCATCCTGCATCTTCTCCCAGCATTCATCTCTCTGAGGAGGAGAGGAGCGGAGAGGATGACACCATTTTCTTCCCTTCCCAGGAGCAGGGAAAAGACTCCCACATGTCGAAAGAGGAGATCCTATGA